ACAGTCAGCATCAGTCAGCATACAGGGAGGCAGAAACCATGAATTGGCCTGAAGTCAGAGCTGAGGTATGTAAATAGCTTCAGTGCCTCTCTTTTCCTTTGGACAGCCCACGGTTTCATCTCCAAATGGTGCAGTCCAGCAGTTATTCAAAGTTAGAAGCAAATTACTGCAAGTTGCTAAAACTTTTTCGGAAAAACATccttttaatttcactttaaagCAAAATTTGAGTAATTCCTTGTAGATGGGACTGAATAGAAAAAATTCTGTGAATATTTAGAGTCCAGGAACAGTTGAATCCAGCAGGATCATCTATTGTCTTCTGCTGTTACAGATGTGGATGTTTTTCCAAAgctacagctcatttgaaaaagcagaaacaaacgcaagaaacattttcatcattATAGCACTgatattattttttgttctcaAAGCAGCAGATGAAGGTTCAGTGTTTGTCCTTTAACCCTGTGACATAAACCTGGAGCCTCCTTGTGATTGGTCGCGAGGTAACAACACCCACCGAATGTACAGATGCTCGTCCAACAGCAGCAGTGAATTCTGGGACGGcatttgaatcagtttgtgTTAAAGCTGAAGAAAGTTGTGCGTGTTCTTTTATCTCTTGCTTGTGAAATGTCAgattgttattgtgtttttctgctttaattgtTTCTTTGAAAAGGTCCAGCTGCTGGTGTGATGAGCTTCAGTTTCCCTTCAGACGTTAACGTCGGTGTTGTTGAAGAACCATGGGAAGAGCATGAAGAGCTGCAGATGTGCCGCCACATCAACACATTTAACCACGATGAAATTCTTTCCTCTTCTAAAAAAATACTCGTATGAaactttataaaatatttagaaagGAGTCTTTGCAGCCGGTGGTTGGAGTCCATACAGCTGGCTGATTATAAACCAGCCTACGGTCTCTGAGCCAGTCGACTCTTCCCTTCTTCCTGTTCGACCAGCTTGAAGTGAGTGTAAGACAAGATTCCTGCCAGAGTGCAGAGGATCCCCAATGCCTGAACGAGAGACCAGGAGGCAGAATATAAGGTTTGGAGAAAATAGTAAAAGTACTGAAGTCAGAAGGAGGCTTGGAAGAGTAAGACTCACCTGGTTGAGTGACAGCGGGTCATGGAATAGCAGGTATCCACCagtcagagtgatgcagaatttaaaatgaccaaacatgTTGTAGCTGCAAAGTAGAGTCAAGAGAACGACAACACAAATGAACCTAAAATAATCACATCAGAATAGCTGAAACCTCCTCAAGACaacctaaaaaaaatatttaaaaaaaagactgtcaGAAACTTCCAAAGACCTCCTCAAGATCTTTAGTTCCCCCCTCTGTCGGCTTATAGATCTCTAGACAAGAGATTTCTCCTCACAGGAAGCTAAAAGTTCTGCAATCACATCttgcaaagaaacaaacaaaaaacctcaAGACGAGaaaccatttaaaaacattccAAGCTGCATAAAAAGGAGAAAACGCAAGTCtcaaaatggagacaaaagaTCCTCATCTCAGGAAGTTCTGAAACCAGCAAGACTGAAAAAGTTTTCACAAAGTTTCCAGACCTCAGtagaaaaatcccccaaaactCAAGAAGACCAGAAACTTCCTAAAAAAAGTTCTGAAGTGCTTCAATAAGTCTAGAAAGCTCTCTACCAAAACCTTAAACTACCCTCAAAACACTGCAAATCTTCTCACCAAGTTGTTAAGCTCTATTATAGAGCAACAAGTTTGCTTTAAGCTTCCTAAGAAAACAAAATCTTGGTCAAGGAGAGCATAAACCTTCTTAAGAAGCTCTGAAACTTGTCAGACTACAAAACCGTCAAAGCTTCACAGGAAAACTAAAAACCCCCAACAGTAGGACCAGAAATCTCCTGTCAAGAAGACTGCAAAGCTCTCCACAAAGACCTCAAAACCTCTAGAAGGAAACCGAAGAACACTAGAAATCGTCTCTAGAAGTTGTGAGACCATTTCtaagaaaacagtaaaacatttaatgtagatgttaCACCTCTTCAAGAAGTTCTAAAATCTTTGCCATACGACTAAAAAGCACTTAAAAATGTTCTAAACATGccacaaaaaccaaaacacctcctcaaaaaaaagaaagctttcGACATAGTCCTCAAAGCCCCTCAATAAACCCAAAGAACCCTATACAGGGGACTAAGAAGTCCCACAAGAACCTTTCAAATCCTTAAATGTCTTTAAGAAGGATCATATTTGCCCAAAATAAAACCCATCTTCAACTTCCCCATCCCGTAAAAACTATCAAAAACACCCTTCTGGAGTCTCTTGGGCGTCTTTGTGCGTTTGAGGATACGTGACAGCCGAGGTGTTTCCAATGATAAAGTAGATGGACAGGTTGACCAGGAACGCCACCACACCTGAGAACAACACCGTCACCTGTAGAATAACCAGACGACAACAGTGTTAGTCTGACCGTCtggaagcagctgcagcagatgttCGTCATGCTGGTACGTCAAAATttaaacacactgcaaaaactcaaaatcttacaagtttatttgtctttttttttttttttttttttttttttagttcttttgtctcatcccacttgatttaagataaattcacacatttcagcaagatggaaggacttgttttaagacaatgcatcttaaatatcttgtttagTGAATGTTGAAATTAAcgtgttttgagttgtattttacaagaaaactttaAATATCTTTAACCCTCATGCTGtcttgacccgttttaaagtttgaaaatatgggaaaaaaaacatattttcacagtgaaacttcccacattttcaacatttttgggaaatttttgaaaattttttgctgaaaaaaaaaaaaatggtaaaaatgtttaagtacattcacataaaaaaaaaaatcaaccaaaatccagcaaatttagctggattttggttgatttttatgtgaatgttcttaaagaaaatattagaagttttactgatatatatgtaatcactttagatattttgaggattttttagaagatttttactcattgtcaaatttgttggatttttacaataaaacttttaagggaaacttgaggaattattggagttttcttcctgaaagttttgcaaattttcagaaatttgaggaatttttggggatttttttcagacaaggaaacaatattttttggtgccgtaaatgaagacaacaggagggttaatgcatttcaaattaggaggttacatgaaagcaaaaatctattttagagtgaaaaactgctttttttgtttttagcatatctggcacctaagcttgacaatcctggtaaaatacagcctacaataagttttccagctaattctAAGATCTCAAGAGTCAACATATcgtatcttatttcaagaaatcttaccaagagaTTTTCCACTTTGTTCTattagcagattttttcacttatttcaaagcaaacatttcttgaaataattgtttttttcttgttttgagagtgGCATTGTTTCCAGTGTGAAAGTGGATTGTCGATAAACATCTGCCTACTACCTAATGTGTATAGATAAGTTTCTATATGATGTCATATCATAGCGTTACCATGGCGCCAACCCAAGAAGCTAGGATGAGCTTTTATCCTTCAGAAATAGACCAATAAACACCAGAAAAAAGTGTCTTGTAAACCTTCTGCTGTGGTCAGGTGcataatttaaaatgataaaaccacactttaggtattttttacaaatgttttgcAGAATATGGAGCCATCGTGTGTGTTTCTAAGTGTGTGACGCTGATGTGGATTCTGACCAGAGCTGGCAGAGACCAGGGTCCAAATATTCCTCCGTCTCCGGTCAGCGGCTCAAACAGAGGAATGATGCAGAGCAGGAAGGCTGAAGACAGAGGAGCCTGACAGGACGGATACTGTGttaatactgcagtattttattacATACAGTACTCATATCACAAACTAGGGTTACAGTCACAGTGGGAATATGTAGAGAAGCCATGAGACGATGTACATCTGACCTGTTTTACAGCTGATCAATGCTGAAATTAgcagctttttaaatatttcaacaacTCCGTCAAACCCAGATGCCTTTTTTCAAGTCCTAAACTGATACTAGAGCTGGATAACATCCGATTTTATTATACTAgacgtttgtttttttggtaatAACAGACAGCTTTCCATCGCAGGAAATCGAGGCAGACACAAAGTGGTGCaaacttttactttttaatcGTAATGTAGAATCCGTAATGTTAACTCCGAGTGCACCAAAGCAAGGACAAACAGTCCcgccaggaattcgcgatgttgcgatcgcgcgaaatcaaccaatctccgcgaattttgcacggccttgcaattttgtccaatcaccacaactttcccgcaattttggcccgcctcccgtgagttcaaccaatcacagcagctcccagcgcaaacgtaatgcgcgtgcgtcaccgaattcacttccttgtttatggtttgaagatgcagacgtgtgcgattctaatgtctctcacttaacaaaaattactgctgaagaccgtgataaaaaattaattcactgatgttcttcatcaaagcggagctaaactgttttacaaccgtgcaatattgtggtggaatacaaaaaaaatcatcgattgatacacactttttttttttttttttaaacacgaaacatattagaaaggctgaaatgagcggacaacagaccagacaaatcaccatgatggaaactgttgaaTCCAGATCCGttggagcactgaaagaatgaggtaaattagattaaattattccaccaaagaacgtggcggagttatgtgacgatcagcgtgtgtgaatccttcctctgttaccaacatcactcaaaaccggactcagggatttgaatgaaaatttaagggtcggtcagaaatgacacaaggaccaaatgattagacttcggcagtgatacggcttaaagtttggatccatggatttgttaaggagtcatagcggcacggcgtctgatagcggcacggtaaccatggcaacaagtgaaggctacctcagcggcccgctgacgatcacatgatagtgatcctacaacaaatctaccactgtggacgtatcagaaatgatagaaggaacaactgattaaattgtgggggtgtttctgagtcccatcaattcctgtcgccccctgcatagttaggtcacgtcatattaaaccagtatctgccTGCTGCTCATTTCCCACCATGGTgcgccagcttttgtggaaatgggtcggaacgttaaataattaatttcggaataaatattgtcaaatacagcgttgaaacatgttctacaagctggaaaaaaatgcagctttttagcaattgtcactgtctcccacaattttatcacaacaaatgagcttaaaacatcgcaacttttatcgcaattttttagaaaagctgccgcgaattcaggcattttcggcggcaacaatcacgaaaaacgcccgtgaaatcctggagggactggacAAACAATAGTTATTGGATGAAACTCCAGTTCTGTGAGGAAATCGAATACTGGAGGTTTGTTATGTTAACCTCTCGGGtgaatttttacatttgttgatGCAGATATTTCAAAAGAAGAGACTGATACTCGATGTAGAGatttacagtgtagaaaatTTCACCAATCAGCACTGAGCTTTACATAAGTAGGAACTGTTTTTCTCCCAGAAAAAGGTAAGTTCTTGCAgtcagaataataaaaaagtatTGGTTAGCATTTAAACCGCCTGCAAGTtccaaaagcagaaaataatgttttagttACACCTTACTAATCCAGAAAAACCTGTTATGCTAAAGCTGTGGTGTAATGAAGGGAAGTGTCAGGCGAATAGAAAACAGTAAGTTTAAGTCCTCATTCAAGGCCAGTCCCAAGTCTGGTTCACAGTAAAGACTCATGTGAGAGGACTAatgaaatggggaaaaaaaacagctttggtGAGCTTTAGAGGGAATCTCAGAAAAGATTAAACTTATCTGTGAAGGCCGAACTTCAAAAGATTCTTCATTAAAAAGGTATTTGATGTTGAGCTTTAAGGATTTTGCAGGAGCTCAATAGAAGtttaagtgatttaaaaaaaaaaaaaaaaaagacatgaactCAATTTTCAGCAATAAGTAAACATAGCTGACACATGAAATAACGTCCAGCAGTACTACAGATTAAAACTAGAGCGCACTCTATCAGGAGATAATGAGCATTAAATAACCTCTGACTGTTATTCTGTCAAACTCATACCTGGTAGTAGAGCAGCTGCATGGAGTTCACCTGCAGCTCGTGTTGTTTGGCTCCAACccactgacacaaacacagacagaacgACAGTATGACAGTAGCTGTTACTGTATCTCTGTcagtttcattgtttttcagtgtgtgGATTTACTCACCACTTGGTAAAGTGATGTGACCAGAACACCGAGAGTAGCAAACACAGTCCCCAACACGTTGAACCGAACATCATAGTATGAGTTCAGTATCACCCCTAGTGTTATAGgaacctgcagacagacagaaaaactacTTCAGCTGCACTGTGTTTACATTAGTCAGGGAAAGTCTGCTAAAGTTAATTAGCTATGCACgacttttattacatttttaaaagggtcaagcaatttttttttatacactaatatttgtcaggaaaattcccatttttatgtaattaaattagtcaggtaatttttaaaaatgcatttaaatgagtaatttaaatttatattttatattttaattagtCAGTtaggttgtatttatttaatacaaagaaaatatagTCAGGTACATTTTAGCTttattatgttcatttttttatttatttaaattagttCTGTACATTAATTCGGTATACATTTAAATTTGGTGAactttaaaaatagattttaatttgtcaggaacattttaattttatgtatttaaattagtgtggcacatttttaaaattatatatatatatacacacgtggacaaaattgttggtacccctcagttaaagaaggaaaaacccacaattctcactgaaatcacttgaaactcacaaaagtaacaataaataaaaatttattgaaaattaaataatcaaaatcagccattacttttgaattgttgattaacataattatttaaaaaaacaaactaatgaaatagggctggacaaaaatgatggtacccataacttaatattttgttgcacaaccttttgaggcaatcactgcaattaaacgatttctgtatttgtcaatgagcgttctgcagctgtcaacaggtattttggcccactcctcatgagcaaacagctccagttgtctcaggtttgatgggtgtcttctccaaatggcatgtttcagctccttccacatatgttcaatgggattcagatctgggctcatagaaggccactttagaatagtccaacgcttttctctcagccattcttgggtgtttttggctgtgtgttttggatcgttgtcctgttggaagacccatgacctgcgactgagaccaagctttctgacactaggcagcacatttctctccagaatgccttgattgtcttcagatttcatcgtaccttgcacactttcaagacaccctgtgccagatgcagcaaagcagccccaaaacattactgagcctcctccatgtttcaccgtagggacagtgttcttttcttcgtatgcttggtttttgagtctatgaacatagagttgatgtgccttaccaaaaagctccagtttggtctcatctgtccaaaggacattctcccagaagctttgtggcttgtcaacatgcatttttgcaaattccagtctcgcttttttatgagtttttttcagcagtggtgtcctccttggtcgtctcccatgaagtccactttggctcaaacaacgatgaatggtgcgatctgacactgatgtaccttggccttggagttcacctttaatttctttggaggttgctctgggctctttggatacaattcgaacgatccgtctcttcaatttgtcatcaattttcctcttgcggccacgtccagggaggttggctactgtcccgtgggtcttgaacttctgaataatatgagccactgttgtcacaggaacttcaagctttttagagatggtcttatagcctttacctttaagatgtttgtctatcattttttttcggatgtcctgggacaattctctccttcgctttctgttgtccatgttcagtgtggtacacaccttttcaccaaacagcagggtgactacttgtctccctttaaataggcagactgactgattatgagtttggaaacacctgtgatgtcaattaaatgacacacctgagttaatcatgtcactctggtcaaatagttttcaatcttttatagaggtaccatcatttttgtccaggcctgtttcattagtttgtttttttaaataattatgttaatcaacaattcaaaagtaatggctgtttttgattatttaattttcaataaatttttatttattgttacttttgtgagtttcaagtgatttcagtgagaattgtgggtttttccttctttaactgaggggtaccaacaattttgtccacgtgtgtatatatatatatatatatatataaataaattaagtaCATTTAAGAAAcatcattaaattaatcaagcaaattttaaaaaatatatctaaaaatatatttaaatcaaTCAGGTAAATTTAAATTTCATACCCTAAAATTAGCCAGGTGCACGTTTCATTTATCTATTTGAATTAGTCTTGTACATTTGTAGTATGCATTTAAATTAGGTAAACtctaaaaatagattttaattaGTGaggcacatttttattttatacatttgatCATAGATTTCTGCAGATCCAAACACCCTCTTCAggcagtgaacacttgtggcgtggacatcgagatggtgacatcatataaatatttaggtgtccaccttgataataagttggactggtctacaaacatAGACTTCAtgtacaaaaagggccagagccgactttattgcctcagaagacttcgatcactagacatctgcagtaagatgctgcagatgttttatcagtctgtggtagcaagtgtcctgttttatgctgcagtctgctggggaggcagtataaagaacaaggatgcaaggcgtctgaacaaactgattaaaaaagctggctctgtggttggaatcagattgaacactttggaggatgaggtggagagacgggcactgagcaagatggaggccattctgaccaacatggatcatccacttcacatctgcctcaatgaacaacgaaacatcagtggacggctcctatccctgtgctgcaagaccgaaagatttaggaaatctttcttgccatcagcagtcaggctattcaattcaaaattaaacagataagaaccttgacaactgaatttcccttcagggatgaataaagtgattctgattctgattaaattaatcagttaattgcatttcatacatttaaaTTTGGCTGGTAAattataatttatatatttaaattagtcagttttttttttt
This is a stretch of genomic DNA from Acanthochromis polyacanthus isolate Apoly-LR-REF ecotype Palm Island chromosome 1, KAUST_Apoly_ChrSc, whole genome shotgun sequence. It encodes these proteins:
- the slc35e3 gene encoding solute carrier family 35 member E3; the encoded protein is MAEGLFSANRRIVAGMLVNLFSSICIVFINKWIYVRYGFPNMTLTLVHFVVTWLGLYICQRMDIFAPKSLPIRKIVWLALSFCGFVAFTNLSLQNNSIGTYQLAKAMTTPVIILIQTTYYKKTFSTKIKLTLVPITLGVILNSYYDVRFNVLGTVFATLGVLVTSLYQVWVGAKQHELQVNSMQLLYYQAPLSSAFLLCIIPLFEPLTGDGGIFGPWSLPALVTVLFSGVVAFLVNLSIYFIIGNTSAVTYNMFGHFKFCITLTGGYLLFHDPLSLNQALGILCTLAGILSYTHFKLVEQEEGKSRLAQRP